Proteins encoded in a region of the Frondihabitans sp. 762G35 genome:
- the argC gene encoding N-acetyl-gamma-glutamyl-phosphate reductase: MPLSVAVAGASGYAGGELLRLLSAHPEFEVTTVTAFTNAGVPLIAAQPHLRSLAHLTLVETNAANLSGHDVVFLALPHGKSGEITAQLDEGTLVVDCGADHRLTDEADWASFYGGDFYGAWTYGLPEMLRASSTKQRDEIVGTRRIAVPGCNVTAITLGLAPGVASGLVEVDDIVAVLAVGPSGAGKALKPHLLASELMGSASVYGVGGSHRHVPEVQQNLRAAGGSDVRLSFTPVLVPMARGILATTTARLAPGVTEADLRTAWELAYADEPFVHLLPAGEFPRVADTLGANSALIGLAVDEAAGRVVVVTALDNLVKGTAGAAVQSANIALGLAETLGLTADGVAP; this comes from the coding sequence ATGCCTTTGTCCGTCGCCGTCGCAGGCGCAAGCGGTTACGCCGGTGGGGAACTCCTCCGCCTCCTCAGCGCGCATCCCGAGTTCGAGGTGACCACGGTCACCGCCTTCACCAACGCCGGCGTGCCGCTCATCGCGGCCCAGCCCCACCTCCGATCCCTGGCGCACCTCACCCTGGTCGAGACGAACGCCGCGAACCTCTCCGGGCACGACGTCGTCTTCCTGGCGCTGCCGCACGGCAAGTCGGGGGAGATCACCGCGCAGCTCGACGAGGGCACCCTCGTCGTCGACTGCGGGGCCGACCACCGACTGACCGACGAGGCCGACTGGGCCTCGTTCTACGGGGGCGACTTCTACGGCGCCTGGACCTACGGGCTCCCCGAGATGCTCCGCGCCTCGTCGACGAAGCAGCGCGACGAGATCGTCGGAACCCGGCGCATCGCCGTCCCCGGCTGCAACGTCACCGCGATCACGCTGGGCCTGGCTCCGGGGGTGGCGTCGGGGCTCGTCGAGGTCGACGACATCGTCGCCGTCCTCGCGGTGGGCCCGAGCGGTGCCGGCAAGGCTCTCAAGCCGCACCTCCTCGCGAGCGAGCTCATGGGGTCCGCCTCGGTCTACGGGGTCGGAGGCAGCCACCGGCACGTCCCGGAGGTTCAGCAGAACCTCCGGGCCGCGGGCGGCTCCGACGTCCGGTTGTCGTTCACTCCCGTCCTCGTGCCCATGGCGCGGGGGATCCTCGCGACGACGACGGCCCGTCTGGCGCCGGGCGTCACCGAAGCCGACCTCCGCACGGCCTGGGAGCTCGCCTACGCCGACGAGCCGTTCGTCCACCTCCTGCCCGCGGGCGAGTTCCCGCGCGTGGCCGACACGCTCGGCGCCAACAGCGCCCTCATCGGTCTGGCGGTCGACGAGGCCGCGGGTCGCGTCGTCGTCGTCACCGCCCTCGACAACCTCGTGAAGGGCACGGCCGGAGCCGCCGTCCAGTCGGCCAACATCGCCCTCGGCCTCGCCGAGACCCTGGGCCTCACCGCAGACGGAGTCGCACCGTGA